A genome region from Manihot esculenta cultivar AM560-2 chromosome 5, M.esculenta_v8, whole genome shotgun sequence includes the following:
- the LOC110615995 gene encoding WD repeat-containing protein ATCSA-1 isoform X2, translated as MWREIRDREAGKTRPNSFTNRIKSSRIANLHLSNYKDIVSPHRGSINSLQVDLTEGRYLLSGASDASAACFDVQRASDYEGRGLIAKHKCLFTVDKQHETGHKYAVSSAIWYPVDTGLFITGSYDHYIKVWDTNTSQVVVNFKMPGKVYRTAMSPLATSHMLIAAGTEDVQVRLCDIASGAFAHTLSGHRDGVMTVEWSTSSEFVLITGGCDGAIRFWDIRRAGCFRVLDQSKSQLGRRPPILSCSTTNKVSVSKALSAGQSLSSKPRAQQKKSAGGNGIKQSPLCRTPAKGPVRQRLHPGMLSSQDRATAHYGAVTGLKITEDGMYLLSAGSDSRMRLWDVESGCNTLVNFETVRLQTSKAIQLATTQDASLVFVPCMTAVKAFDLWSGMTFRTFRGHYEYVNCCWFNSQDQEMYTGGNDRQILVWSPSRLIANDMDMGPAEDQDNWSD; from the exons ATGTGGAGGGAAATCAGAGACAGAGAAGCGGGAAAAACCCGCCCTAATTCCTTCACCAATCGAATTAAATCCAGCCGAATCGCTAATCTCCATCTCTCTAATTACAAAGATATTGTCTCCCCTCACAGAGGATCCATCAACTCTCTTCAG GTCGATTTGACAGAGGGGCGATATTTGTTATCTGGTGCATCAGATGCATCAGCCGCCTGTTTTGACGTTCAGCGGGCCTCGGATTATGAGGGAAGAGGGCTTATTGCTAAGCACAAGTGCTTATTTACTGTTGATAAGCAACACGAAACTGGGCATAAATATGCTGTTTCTTCTGCTATATGGTATCCTGTGGATACTGGGCTCTTCATCACTGGTTCTTATGATCACTATATAAAAGTCTGGGATACTAATACCTCTCAG GTGGTGGTGAATTTTAAAATGCCTGGGAAGGTTTACAGAACTGCAATGTCGCCATTGGCGACGTCTCACATGCTGATAGCTGCAGGTACTGAAGATGTTCAAGTTCGACTTTGTGATATTGCTTCTGGTGCATTTGCTCATACCCTTTCTGGTCACCGTG ATGGTGTTATGACAGTGGAATGGTCTACATCAAGCGAGTTTGTTTTAATTACTGGAGGATGTGATGGTGCTATCCGTTTTTGGGATATTAGACGTGCTGGATGTTTTCGTGTTTTAGATCAGTCTAAGTCTCAACTCGGGAGACGCCCACCAATCCTTTCTTGCTCTACCACAAATAAG GTTTCAGTTTCGAAGGCCTTATCAGCAGGTCAAAGTTTGTCTTCAAAACCCCGGGCACAGCAAAAGAAATCTGCGGGTGGGAATGGAATAAAGCAGTCACCTCTTTGTAGAACTCCAGCCAAGGGACCTGTCAGGCAGAGATTGCATCCAGGGATGTTGTCTAGTCAGGATCGTGCCACTGCACATTATGGTGCTGTTACTGGTCTTAAAATAACTGAGGATGGAATGTATCTTCTAAGTGCAG GATCAGATTCAAGAATGAGGTTGTGGGATGTTGAATCTGGTTGCAATACACTCGTGAACTTTGAAACTGTACGCCTACAGACTAGCAAAGCAATTCAATTGGCCACAACACAAGATGCATCACTTGTTTTTGTTCCATGCATGACAGCTGTGAAA GCATTTGATTTGTGGTCGGGTATGACATTCAGGACATTTCGTGGTCATTATGAATACGTGAACTGTTGCTGGTTTAATTCTCAAGATCAG GAAATGTATACGGGTGGAAATGACAGGCAAATTCTAGTCTGGTCTCCATCCAGATTGATTGCTAATGATATG GACATGGGACCAGCTGAGGATCAGGATAACTGGAGTGATTGA
- the LOC110615995 gene encoding WD repeat-containing protein ATCSA-1 isoform X1, with protein sequence MWREIRDREAGKTRPNSFTNRIKSSRIANLHLSNYKDIVSPHRGSINSLQVVVNFKMPGKVYRTAMSPLATSHMLIAAGTEDVQVRLCDIASGAFAHTLSGHRDGVMTVEWSTSSEFVLITGGCDGAIRFWDIRRAGCFRVLDQSKSQLGRRPPILSCSTTNKVSVSKALSAGQSLSSKPRAQQKKSAGGNGIKQSPLCRTPAKGPVRQRLHPGMLSSQDRATAHYGAVTGLKITEDGMYLLSAGSDSRMRLWDVESGCNTLVNFETVRLQTSKAIQLATTQDASLVFVPCMTAVKAFDLWSGMTFRTFRGHYEYVNCCWFNSQDQEMYTGGNDRQILVWSPSRLIANDMDMGPAEDQDNWSD encoded by the exons ATGTGGAGGGAAATCAGAGACAGAGAAGCGGGAAAAACCCGCCCTAATTCCTTCACCAATCGAATTAAATCCAGCCGAATCGCTAATCTCCATCTCTCTAATTACAAAGATATTGTCTCCCCTCACAGAGGATCCATCAACTCTCTTCAG GTGGTGGTGAATTTTAAAATGCCTGGGAAGGTTTACAGAACTGCAATGTCGCCATTGGCGACGTCTCACATGCTGATAGCTGCAGGTACTGAAGATGTTCAAGTTCGACTTTGTGATATTGCTTCTGGTGCATTTGCTCATACCCTTTCTGGTCACCGTG ATGGTGTTATGACAGTGGAATGGTCTACATCAAGCGAGTTTGTTTTAATTACTGGAGGATGTGATGGTGCTATCCGTTTTTGGGATATTAGACGTGCTGGATGTTTTCGTGTTTTAGATCAGTCTAAGTCTCAACTCGGGAGACGCCCACCAATCCTTTCTTGCTCTACCACAAATAAG GTTTCAGTTTCGAAGGCCTTATCAGCAGGTCAAAGTTTGTCTTCAAAACCCCGGGCACAGCAAAAGAAATCTGCGGGTGGGAATGGAATAAAGCAGTCACCTCTTTGTAGAACTCCAGCCAAGGGACCTGTCAGGCAGAGATTGCATCCAGGGATGTTGTCTAGTCAGGATCGTGCCACTGCACATTATGGTGCTGTTACTGGTCTTAAAATAACTGAGGATGGAATGTATCTTCTAAGTGCAG GATCAGATTCAAGAATGAGGTTGTGGGATGTTGAATCTGGTTGCAATACACTCGTGAACTTTGAAACTGTACGCCTACAGACTAGCAAAGCAATTCAATTGGCCACAACACAAGATGCATCACTTGTTTTTGTTCCATGCATGACAGCTGTGAAA GCATTTGATTTGTGGTCGGGTATGACATTCAGGACATTTCGTGGTCATTATGAATACGTGAACTGTTGCTGGTTTAATTCTCAAGATCAG GAAATGTATACGGGTGGAAATGACAGGCAAATTCTAGTCTGGTCTCCATCCAGATTGATTGCTAATGATATG GACATGGGACCAGCTGAGGATCAGGATAACTGGAGTGATTGA